The sequence TTACCCTACCGGATCCATCCTGGCAGGTATTCCCCTGGTAAAGGCAGGACTGGTGGATACCCTGATTGCTGACTCCAAAAGTGGAGTTAGTGGTGCCGGGATAAAACCTACCCCAGTTACACACTACCCCAATATCAGCGACAACATAGTGCCCTACGCAGTCACCACCCACCGGCACCTGCCAGAGATCCAGGAAAAACTGCAAAAATACGGGGATGTTCGTGTTTCCTTCACACCTCACCTGGTACCAGCAATTAGGGGTATTATAACCACTTTACATTCATTCCCTAATCAGGACATCACCAGTGATGAAATTCAAAAGATGTACCAGGAGCAATACCGTGACGAACCCTTTGTCCGGGTGCTGGATACCGGTGAAATTCCCCGCCTGAGTGCAGTGCGCGGATCCAACTTCTGCCACATTGGATGTTTCGAAATTGATGAAAATGGCCGCTTAGTGGTAGTCTCAGCTATTGACAACCTGGTTAAAGGCGCCTCTGGTGCAGCAGTGGCCAACATGAACCTCATGTGCGGGTTCAAAGAGAACATGTCCCTGGAAAGCTGTGGTTTACACCCCTAAAAAGGGGGTCTTAAATCACCACCAATAACTCCTGGAAGGATAAAACCCGTTCCTGGTGAAAGGCTGTAAATGATTTGAACCAGTGATAAGCCTTTATTCTCACCATAAAGGCCTGAGTTACCGTGATAGGGGTGTGAACTACCACCCCTAAACCTTTATAAACTGGGATACATATAACTTATGAGATGAAAAGCAAAAGGTGAGAATTTCAATAATAGTACCCAGTAAATCCATTTATTCTTAACTACCATGAGTGTACCACTATCCAACATCACCACAGTGTGAGTTTACACCTTCAGTATCCATTTATTAGAACCTAACCATCCTTTAAAACAAAATATTCTTATTTATTGAATTTTTGAGGTAAATCCTATGAAAACCATGATCCTGTTTTACTCACGAACCAGGAAAACTGCCCTAATTGCCAAGACACTGGCCCATGAAATCAATGCCGATTACCTGGAGATCACGGATCTCAACAACCGGGGAGGGGCCTTGAATTATCTTAGAGCCTCAGTAGATGCTTTCCGTGAAAACAAGACCCTGATTAAACCAAAAACAGTGGATCTAACTGACTATGATCTGGTGTATCTGGGGAGTCCCACTTGGGCGGGTAAACCCGCACCAGCGATCATCACCCTCATTGACCAGTGCAACTTCCAGGGTAAAGATGTGGTACTCTTCGCCACCATGGGCAACTCCGGGGGGAAGAAGGTTATCGAACGCATGAAAGAAAAAATTGAACCACGTGGAGGGCGCTTCATCAAATCCTTCCTGATTAAAACTGGTAACAAAAACAGTGAAGAACTGGTGGAAGATGTTAAAAAGATCGTTAAAGAGGAAGACCTTACACTCTACGGGATATAGATTAGAACTCGATAAGATTATTAAGGCAACTCGATAAACTAATTAAAGTACTTAAGATCATTAGGGAAATACGAATCAGGGAAAAATATTTAGGAGAAAAATAGAAGGAATTCCCCGATAATGATAATTTCCCCAGTAATAGAGAATATATATTCTATAATAGAGAATATACAGGTTTATATAATTTTTAATTTGACTAAACTAACTGGTGATTAAATGGTAAAATTTGAAAGATTCATAGAATCGTACAAACCTCTCATCGCCATCCCAGTGGCCATCACCATCATTTCCCTTCTATTAATCGCCCTTGTAGGTGTTAATCAGGGAATAGAACTTAAAGGTGGTACGGAAGCAGTTATAAATCTGGATAAATCCATCAGTCAGAGTGATCTTCAGTCACTGATCAGTGCTGATTTTCCAGGTCAACAGGTGACAGTTAAATCTGTGACCAACAACCAGGCCACAGTGGCCATCACTGGAGACGTTGATGTGGTTAAACTGACATCAGTGCTTAAGGGCACCGGAACTATTTCCAGCTATAAATCTGTGGGTCCGGTGTTGAGTGCAGAATCAATGACCCAGATCTACTATGCTCTGGCCTTTGCCTTCATATTCATGAGCATAACGGTGTTCATCATCTTCCGTGATGTGGTTCCCAGTCTGGCAGTTATTTTCGCTGCCTTATCTGATATCATCATTGCCGTGGGGGGGATGAGCTTATTCAACATACCCCTGTCCATCGCCTCAGTGGGTGCACTGTTAATGCTTATTGGTTACAGTGTGGATACCGATATACTCTTAACCACCCGGATTCTTAAAAGAACCGAAGGTACCGTAACTGAAAGGGCAATCGAGGCCATGAAAACTGGTTTAACCATGTCGGCCGCAGCTATTGGTTCCATGGTAGCACTGTATCTGGTGGTTATGTTCCTGATACCCGCTGCCCATACCCTGGCGGATATAGCTGCCGTGCTTATAGTGGGACTGGTGGCCGATGTCCTGGCCACCTGGCTCATGAACCTGGGAATACTAAGATGGTACACGGAGGCACGTAAATGAATATCAAGGAATTCCTCAAGGACAAACAGGTACTGCTACTGGTAGTACTTCTCATTGCCAGTATTGGTGCCATCTCCTACCTGGGTATACAACAGGGTCTGGATTTAAAGGGTGGTTCCACCATACAGCTCCAGCTGGAACAACCAGTGGACACCGCCACCATGAACACAGTTACCGCAGTACTGGATAAAAGGCTGAACATTTTCGGGGTTAAAGACGTTAAAGTTTACCCCAGTGGAAACCAGAACGTTATTGTCGAGATTGCAGGGGTCCAACCCGATGATGTGACCAAGATCGTGGGGAGTAATGGTAAATTCGAGGCCAAGATCAACAACCAGACAGCCCTGGTGGGATCAGACATCACCCAGGTGAAATCCTATCAGGTTACTGGAACGAAATGGGAAGTTCCCTTCACCGTTTCACTGGAAGGTGCTAATCGATTCGCCAAGGTTGCTCAGGGTCAGGCTGGAGTACCGGTGGAGATGTACCTGGATGACCAGTTGATTACCTCCCCTGAGCTTTCTGCGGAGCTGGCTAATGGGCAGGCCTCCACTGATGTGATGATCAGTGGAAGTGAAGCCACCAAAGAAGAAGCACAAAGTCAAGCTAAAAGCATACAAACCTTATTACAATCTGGTGCATTGCCGGTTAAGGTAAAAATCGTTGGTATAAGCAGTGTTTCCGCTGATCTTGGTGACCAATTTATTAACGGTGCTTTAATTGCTGGTATACTGGCCTTGCTGGTTATTGCCGCCATTATCATTGTCAGATACCGCAGCCCTCTACTGGTGATACCCATCATGTTAACCAGTATTGCCGAGTTGATACTGGTTCTGGGAGCAGCGGCCGTGGTTCACTGGAACATAGATCTAGCTGCCATTGCCGGTATTCTGGCGGCCATTGGTACCGGGGTGGACGACCAGATCATCATTACCGACGAGGTGCTCAAGGGCTTCCAGGAGAAGAAGAGAATTTCTGGTGTGCGCCGGCAGATTAAAAAGGCATTCTTCATTATCTTTGCCTCAGCCGGAACCCTGGTAGCTGCCATGTTACCACTGGCCTACATTGGATTCAGCAGGGGAGCCACCGGAATAGGTATACTTTCTGGTTTCGCCTTCACCACCATACTGGGTGTTCTCATTGGAATATTCATCACCCGACCAGTGTATGCCAAATTCGTGGAGATGGT comes from Methanobacterium formicicum and encodes:
- the argC gene encoding N-acetyl-gamma-glutamyl-phosphate reductase; this encodes MLEVAIIGASGYTGGELLRFLHTHGEVEVVAATSRQYADTPVRKVHPHLQDMSLEFTNQSPEDLNVDLVFTATPHGASMSIVPGLVERGIKVVDLSGDYRFDDIHLYEKWYGLKHENPLEAVYGLPEMYRDEIKKANLVANPGCYPTGSILAGIPLVKAGLVDTLIADSKSGVSGAGIKPTPVTHYPNISDNIVPYAVTTHRHLPEIQEKLQKYGDVRVSFTPHLVPAIRGIITTLHSFPNQDITSDEIQKMYQEQYRDEPFVRVLDTGEIPRLSAVRGSNFCHIGCFEIDENGRLVVVSAIDNLVKGASGAAVANMNLMCGFKENMSLESCGLHP
- a CDS encoding flavodoxin family protein, with amino-acid sequence MKTMILFYSRTRKTALIAKTLAHEINADYLEITDLNNRGGALNYLRASVDAFRENKTLIKPKTVDLTDYDLVYLGSPTWAGKPAPAIITLIDQCNFQGKDVVLFATMGNSGGKKVIERMKEKIEPRGGRFIKSFLIKTGNKNSEELVEDVKKIVKEEDLTLYGI
- a CDS encoding protein translocase subunit SecF, whose protein sequence is MVKFERFIESYKPLIAIPVAITIISLLLIALVGVNQGIELKGGTEAVINLDKSISQSDLQSLISADFPGQQVTVKSVTNNQATVAITGDVDVVKLTSVLKGTGTISSYKSVGPVLSAESMTQIYYALAFAFIFMSITVFIIFRDVVPSLAVIFAALSDIIIAVGGMSLFNIPLSIASVGALLMLIGYSVDTDILLTTRILKRTEGTVTERAIEAMKTGLTMSAAAIGSMVALYLVVMFLIPAAHTLADIAAVLIVGLVADVLATWLMNLGILRWYTEARK
- a CDS encoding preprotein translocase subunit SecD, whose translation is MNIKEFLKDKQVLLLVVLLIASIGAISYLGIQQGLDLKGGSTIQLQLEQPVDTATMNTVTAVLDKRLNIFGVKDVKVYPSGNQNVIVEIAGVQPDDVTKIVGSNGKFEAKINNQTALVGSDITQVKSYQVTGTKWEVPFTVSLEGANRFAKVAQGQAGVPVEMYLDDQLITSPELSAELANGQASTDVMISGSEATKEEAQSQAKSIQTLLQSGALPVKVKIVGISSVSADLGDQFINGALIAGILALLVIAAIIIVRYRSPLLVIPIMLTSIAELILVLGAAAVVHWNIDLAAIAGILAAIGTGVDDQIIITDEVLKGFQEKKRISGVRRQIKKAFFIIFASAGTLVAAMLPLAYIGFSRGATGIGILSGFAFTTILGVLIGIFITRPVYAKFVEMVLDK